The Vigna angularis cultivar LongXiaoDou No.4 chromosome 9, ASM1680809v1, whole genome shotgun sequence DNA window GGAAAGTTTGGGTTGTTAGGGCGGATCAAAGGGTGGCTCGAGAATGCTATGTGGTGGGGTTAAAAGTTAAACCCTAGATTTCAACTAAGAAGGTAGAAAGGTCGGAAGTGGCTATGGCGGAGCTAGACTCGAGGGTGAATATAGAAGATCGGATGGAACCGTTGGGGGAGGTGCAACCTTTCATTCTGGGGACAGCGAGGGACCAGACTACTACCATTGGTAGAAGTCTTACTGAGGAACAGAGTCGAGAGGTTGGTCGAGTTTTGAGGGCGAATAAGGATCTATTCGCATGGACGACAACTGACATGCCAGGGATTCATCCTAGTATAATTTCTCACAAGCTATCTTTGTTTACAAATGCACGGCCGGTCGCCCAGAAGAGGAAGAGGTTGGGATTAGAAAAAAGAAGAGCGGTGGACGAGGAGGCCCGGAAGCTAATGGAGTCAGGCTTTATTCATGAGGTAAAGTACACAACTTGGCTGGCCAATGTGGTGATGGTGAAGAAATCCAACGAAAAATGGAAAATGTGCACCGATTTCACAGATTTGAATAAAGCGGGCCCAAAGGATGCATACCCGCTCCCCAACATTGATGGTCTGGTTGATGGAGCCTCGGGGTATTAAGTGCTTAGATTTTTGGATGCGTATTCGGGATATAACCAAATTCCCATGTATCATCCGGATCGTGAGAAGACAACATTTATAACTGAACGGTCTAATTATTGTTACGATGTGATGCCATTTGGTTTGAAGAACACGAGGGCCACATACCAGCAATCTATggacaaaaagtttcaaaactataatgactaaaaactatcaaaattttgaatatggactaaaaccaaattcgtgtgatacttaagggatgAAAAACGTATTTAaccctttaaaaaattataaaaagacaTAATATCTCCTTGGAAGCTTTGGCAGCTTTGGCAAAAGGTCCCAAAGAATTCAATTTTGGATTCTTATTATATAAGTTGTACAAGGTGGGACTACGTGACTTTCCCAACAAAgcataaagtaaaaatatatcaCTCACTGACTAAATATAAAGAGAGGATAAtgtttaatcaataaaaattcaaattcacaTGTACTAAAATCAAATCTATcaatcttaattatattaaaagttataaaggcgtataaaaaaagatattaattaaGTTGGCAGATCAGCAGTGGAGGAGACGGTGGTCGATGATGACGGTGGTCGACGATGACGaaggagagaaaaatgaagagcaCAACTTGAGAGGTAAGAAAAacattctcttttcttatttcataaTCTTGTAGAATATTGATACTGgaaaaatgtattttcattCTTGCTTTGAACAAAGAAggagagctctatttatagagctctgTTAACAAACTATTAAAAGCCTAAAAACTAATAATCGTAAATCATAACAGAAAACATTAAATTACTGTCTTCTTTGACAGTAAGGAATCAATCTTGATTCCTaatagcctcccctcaagctggacgATGGATGGTCGTCAGTCCAAGCTTGGGAACAATTGACCTAAATCTGACACGATGAGGGAACTTTGTGAAGATGTCAGCTGATGTacgtttggcaagtgtaccaatcgTAATTGTAGTAACAAAATATCGTCCTCAAGGATTGAATGAGTTGAGTACTAGTTTTActaatttacttaattttgagCAACAAAGATTGTCAAGTAGAATGATGAACATAAACCAGTGATGGAAATTCAAATAGTATAAACAATGTTagagaattgatttcataccttttcatataatttcctcCCCTTTTCAATCGatgtgtaaattataattatccacTTGAGTTTATTTAGAGCTTGTTTACCCCTAATCCCTTAGTAGGCAAACATATCCCTTGAATTTGAATCCCCAATCCCTTAGGCcaattacaaattcaacaagATCATGAAGAACAGTCATATCTCAATTCAAACTAACTAGTCCTgcccaatttcccaattgtgaCAGCATCTAATATGTTCTATTTATAAACGCAAGCAATTCCCAATCTCCCAACTGTGAAACTGCTCATAGAATagacattaaaacataaatagaacactgggataattaaaatgaacttaacatcaattgaaaaagattcagaaaatataatccaaagTACTACATCAATCcactaacaaaagaaaatttagttctgcataatggaaaaaggaaaatcaaaaaGCAAAAGTTCCGCAAAAAGTTGCAGCCAAAAGCTCccagaagaagacgaagaagaagtcCCTTTGTTGTGCGTGAATACCCTTTTTGTCTCCCCCTTCCACGTGTTTTCATTCCTCTCCCATCATTTCCACAATTTCCTCCTTTTTAGGagagtggttttccttttccctaacttcctccaattttcctttaatttaatctctttaaatcaGTCATAAAAGAGATCACTAACTGCTCAATAACTGCTCCTGGAAACTTTCACAGCCCATGGAAAACTCCCCACTCTGCCTGTGTTCTTCTCTGctttaattctgttttcttaCGTGAATCCACAGATTACTCCGCAGGTTGTGGGAACTTTCACAACACAGTTGTTGAACTTTCTGTTTTGCAACTCCATTTAGAAGCAACGTCCACATGTAACTCCACAGGTTGTGAGACATTTCACAGCTTGGTTGTTGAACTCTCTGGTTTCATCTTGGTATCTTGTACATCAATTCTtcccaaattgtgattttggcacttagaatcatcaatctacaataaaaacacaaaatgccaATGTATGATCCGAAACAAAGATAATCCATGACTAAATCCTTCAATGAATGCAATTATGCATGCAAATGACCTAAACTAAGACATGAATGCAATTACATTTACTCACACATCATCAGCCAACTGCTGGTCGGAGCGTACGGGAAGAAGATTGAGTAGGCGTTCCTGAACTTTCTCACGGACGACATGGCAGTCGAGTTCGATATGCTTGGTCCGTTCATGAAAGTTTTGGTTGTGAGCTATATGCCTTGTAGACTTATTGTCGCAATACAAGGGAGGCGTTCCTGACTCTTCTATTTGAAGGTCTTGAAGTAGATAACTGAGCCACTGTATCTCACATACAGTGGCTGCAAGAGCTCTATACTCAGCTTCAGTAGAGGATCTGGAGACAGTCCTCTGCTTCTTAGATTTCCAAGAGATGAGCGAAGATCCAAGGAAGATACAGAACCCTATTGTGGATCTTCTGGTGTTGGGACATGTCGCCCAGTCAGAGTCACTAAAGGCCTTTAGCTGCATAGGAGAGTCAGCTGGGAAAAACAATCCCTTAGAAGGCTTGGATTTGATGTACCTAAGAATATGTTGAATGGCCCGGTAGTGATAATCAGTAGGTGATTGAACAAATTGACTAAGTAAATTGACTGTAAAACATAAGTCAGGTCTTGTATTTGTAAGGTAAAGTAACTTCCCTATTAGCCTCCTGTAAGGACTTGGGTCATCCAGGTAGCTGTCCAATTTGTATAAGGTGCTTGTGTCACTCAGGAAGGGAGTGGACGAAGGCTTACACCCCAACATTCTCGTTTCTTCCAGTATATCTAAGGCATATTTTCTTTGACATAGGTGGATACCCTTTCTAGATCTGGCCACTTCCAGCCCTAGGAAGTATTTGAGTTCTCCTAGGTTCTTTATTCGAAACCTATTGTGGAGTAGTTCCTTTATGCAGTTGATCTCCATCATAGAGTCCCCTGTCAACacaatatcatccacatacacAAGTAGAGCAGTAAAGCTTGTAGGTGTCCTCTTAATAAACAAAGAGTGATCAGATTTAGATTGGACAAAATTAGCAGTTATTAGAAAGGAAGAGAGCTTTTCAAACCACTGCCTACTAGCTTGTTTCAAGCCATACAAGGATTTTGTCAACTTGCAAACCTGTCCTTTATTACACGCATCTAGACTTGGGGGTGATTCCATGTAGACTTCTTCATTGAGGTCTCCGTGTAGAAAAGCATTGTCAACATCCAGTTGGTGTAAAAACCAGCTGTTAGAAGCAGCTAGGGCAATAAGTAATCTGATTGTGGTAAGTTTAGCCACAGGGGAAAAGGTGTCTAGATAGTTTATGCCCTCCTGCTATGTATAACCCTTTGCCACTAAACGGGCTTTGTACCTTTCAATGCTACCATCTGCCTTGTATTTGGTTTTATACACCCATTTACATCCTAGTGCAGTCTTCCCTAGAGGTAGTGGTGTCAAAACCCATGTGTTATTGTCTTGTAGAGCTTGGATTTCTCTCTGCATGGCCTCCACCCATTCAGTCATCCCTTTTGCCTCACTGTAAGATTTGGGTTCCTTGTTCCCAGTGACAGTCATAGTGTATTTTAAATGTCTTTCTGAAAGGTTATCATAGCATAACAAATCAGAAATGGGATAGGGAGTTTTCAGACCATTTTTAGTAGTTGAGGATTGATTCACCTGGTGGACATAATCTTTCAAGTATGTAGGAGTCCTTCTGGGTCTGTCAGACCTTCTGTGTCTCTGACTGTTTGGGCTATTGCTGGTGCCAGTGTTGTTCTCTTCATTATCTGAGGGCTGCTCTCCTGGCTGATCTACTGTTGTTTGCTCAGTATTGTCGAACTCATCATGGTTGTCATTACTAGGGTACTGATCTTGTAGGAGGTCAGTCAGGGTATCAGCTTTGTCCTTTTCAACATCACAGTTGGCTCTGCTATCCTGTGGTTCTTTGTAGGGGAAAATGTCCTCatgaaaaatgacatttctGCTGATAAACAGTTCCTTACTATTTATGTCAGGCACAATGTATCCTTTCACACCATATTTGTATCCTAGAAAAATTTCTTTCCTAGCTCTAGGGTCGAGCTTGCGTTTGTTATTCTCTAGAGTTGAGACAAAACATAAACAACCAAAGGTTTTGAGATCTAAAAAGGTGGGAGATAATTTGTAGAGAATTTCATGAGGTGTTTTGTGGTTAAGAATGGTAGTAGGCAATCTGTTTATCAGATAAACAGCATGGCCAACAGCATAAGACCAGTAGGCATTAGGAATACTGGCTTGACAGAGGAGGCCACGGGtcacatttaaaatatgttggtgcttcctttcaacaacagaGTTTTGTTCCGGGGTTTCAACACAACTCCTTTGGTAGTTAATTCCATGCATATTATAAAAATCCGCACAATTAAATTCAGGGCCATTATCAGATCTTATAgttttaattagtttgttaAACTGGTTTTTGATTTTGGTAACAAAATTTTGCAACAATTCTCTAGTTTGACCCTTATTGTTCATAAGAAAAACCCATGTATGCCTACTGTAATCATCTACCATGGTTAGAAAGTACTTATGACCATGGATAGAAACAGTATTAAGAGGACCCCATATATCACAATGCACAATTTCAAAGCAATCAGTAGTAGCAGAAACACTTTTAGGGAAAGGTAACTTTTGTTGCTTAGCATAGTGGCAAGTGTCACAAACAGTATTAGTGTCAACCTTAACATAGGGAAAATTATCACATATATGTTTCATAACCTTGTCTCCTGGATGGCCCAATCTACAGTCCCACAGGTTTACATTAAgattcttaaaagaaaagacaGTCTTAGCAGTATATCTTTGATCAGATTTAGGAAAAGCTTGTAGGTAATAGAGGCCCTTCCAAGAATTAGCacatccaatcatcttcaatgtatgATTCTCCTTTATCTGACAAGTCTTAGAGGAAAAGGTTAGACTGCAGTCCAGGTCTTTAATGAGGCTTTGAACAGAgattaaattgaaacaaaattcagGGATATAGAggacattaaaaatgataaaatcttTGGAAAAATATACAGTTCCAGCATGTTCAGCAGTTAGAACAGTATTATTTGGCAGTTTCACAGAAAtaggtttaattttataaaaaatgacaaaatttgTCCTATCATGTGTCACATGGTCTGTGGCACCAGTGTCTATTATCCATGAAAAATTACCTTGTTTATGTTCAGTGTCGCCTCTTTGGACTTTATTGACTTTGTGAGGGGGTTCATCAATCTTGTCCATCATCCTGAGGAGCTTTTACATCTGCTCGGCTGTGAAAGAGCTGAAAATGTTCCCATTATTAGTTTGTTGTGTGATCTGAACCCCTTCTGTCTCACTGCTGTTTTGGCAGGCGTTGGCAGTGCCCTAATCAGTCCTCTTGTCTTGATTGCTGTCACCTTTCTTATACCAATGAGGATATCTGTGCTTAGAGTAACACTCATCTACAGTGTGGTTCATCTTGTTGCAAAAGGAGCATTGCTATCCATAGTTAGGATTTCTACCCTTTCCTCTCCCTTGGGCACGAAAACCAGAGCCTCTTCCCTGGCCCTTCCATTGATTGTTCTTGTCACTAACATTTGCTAGAACCTTGACCTCAGGAGAGCTATGTTTCTCTTGTCTCTCTTGTTGCATAATGAGAGAAAAGACCCGATTGACATTAGGTAGGGGGTCCATCAAAAGAATTTGTGTCCTGACAGTGTTGTAGGAATCATTTAGCCCTTTCAAGAAGCATATCACATGCTCCATTTCCCTGTATTTTAAGGAGATTCTAGAGAGATCACAACTACATTGAATCTTACATTTGCAAGTAGGGATGGGTCTTAGAAATTCCAACTCCTCCCATAGAATTTTCAGATCAGTAAAGAACTGACTtactcctttctctctctccctgTTTGATAGAGTGTATGTCCTGCAGCAAGTCTGAAATATTGAATAATCTCCTTTGGAGAATCGTTCTTTCAGTTCATCCCACAGTTCCTTGGCCTCTTTAATGTATATGACGCTTTCAGCAATCTGTGGGGAGAGAGTCTTGGTTATCCAAGAAAGTATCATCACATTACATCTTTCCCATGCATCAAACAGTGCATCTGTTTTATGGGGTTTCTTTATGGACCCATCAATGAACTTTGTTTTATTCTTGGAGAGCAAGGCTCTTCTCATACTTCTGCTCCATGAGGAGTAATTGTTCTCGTTTAGAGTTTGTGTAATGAGAGTGAGGCCCGGGTTCTCACCTGGATGTAGGTAATAGGGGCTGGATGGGTTATAAGATTGATCTGTTTGATCCATAGGACAGGAATCCAAGAAACTGTCCAAGAAGATACCAAGAAGTGAATTAGAGGCAACGGAAATAGAGCAAGCACtagacctgctctgataccattttaAGACTGGCCCAGCACTGTACACATAAGTAAATGGCCCAGCCCATGATGGTTTATACGCAGTAAGCGTAAGGCTAATATTCTAGCCACGCCAGCACTGTGAGAAATGCGTGAGAGGAGAGAGGACAGAGCAAAAGAGAAGACTCTCCAGGCGATGAAGCTCCGGCGTCTTCAGTGCAGATCAGCAGCGGAGGAGACAGTGGTCGACGATgacgaagaagagaaaaatgaagagcaCAACTTGAGAGGTAAAAAAAAcgttctcttttcttatttcataaTCTTGTAGAATATTGATACTGgaaaaatgtattttcattCTTGCTTTAAACAAAggagagctctatttatagagctctgTTAACAAACTATTAAAAGCCTAAAAACTAATAACCGTAAATCATAATAGAAAGCATTAAATTACTGTCTTCTTTGACATTAAGGAATCAATCTTGATTCCTAATAGTTTGATTAATTTCAAGAGTAAACGAGTTAAGATTAAACGATCAAAGCAAGTAAAGTTTTCAAAGGACAAGATTTGCTTAAGTTAACTTTATCTTTTACGAGACAAAAATCTTAAGCAAGGAAGGTCACaaaaaaattttatactttttactCAAACAAGTAGAAACCATCTTTAACAAGGTAGGCTaatcattttgaataatttgagTTTGGAATTATCGTTTTCCTCAAACTTTATCAAATTGATGTTGTTTAAttctttattcaaaattaatgaATTACACATTGgctaaatatatataaatctcttggaaaatgatacttcaactttcaaattttattacatCTGTTGGCACTAGTACAATAAAGCATAAAGGCACCGGTTGTAATTGTGTATAGAcctcggttctacaaccgaggcattcGAAGGCgaagtaaaaaatttaaggtTTATGCTTCGGTTATTGACTGagataaatagaaacaaaaatatgcctcggttatgtaagaaccgaggcaatagcgtATGTGGTTTTTTTTCCAGACTTTCCTCGTTCTCGTTCATTCATGCCAATCAAAGTCAATTTCCCATTCAGCTTCAGAATCtaacaagaacaagaaaatcATAGCAGAAATCATGAACTCCATCTAACTGAACCCAGTATTACAACAGATGCAGCAGAAAATCAATAACTCCATCTAACAGAAAATCATAACAGAAATCATCTAACTCAATTTCCCAGTATTACAACAACCAATAATCGTCAACAATCTGTCCAAATTACAACCCACAAATTACAATGAGAAAAAAATCAGATTCAGAAACTCAGATACAGAGA harbors:
- the LOC128193911 gene encoding uncharacterized mitochondrial protein AtMg00810-like; its protein translation is MESPPSLDACNKGQVCKLTKSLYGLKQASRQWFEKLSSFLITANFVQSKSDHSLFIKRTPTSFTALLVYVDDIVLTGDSMMEINCIKELLHNRFRIKNLGELKYFLGLEVARSRKGIHLCQRKYALDILEETRMLGCKPSSTPFLSDTSTLYKLDSYLDDPSPYRRLIGKLLYLTNTRPDLCFTVNLLSQFVQSPTDYHYRAIQHILRYIKSKPSKGLFFPADSPMQLKAFSDSDWATCPNTRRSTIGFCIFLGSSLISWKSKKQRTVSRSSTEAEYRALAATVCEIQWLSYLLQDLQIEESGTPPLYCDNKSTRHIAHNQNFHERTKHIELDCHVVREKVQERLLNLLPVRSDQQLADDV